GACATTTCGGAATTCAGCTAAGCCGTGGAATGATAATGACCTGTATTTTGTAAACAGACTAAGCAAACTGTTACACGAAACTATAGTCTCCAATTCTAAAGAACAGGAGAAGTTTAATGAGGAGCTGATTAAGCTTAATAACGAGTTAGAAATACTGACATTTACCCTTTCTCATGACTTAAAAAATCCGCTGGCTATTATTAAGCTGGGCACCCAGATTATCCATAAAAGCTTTGGTGAAGAAGCTGTAGAAAAACAAAAATGGACCAGAAACATATTGGACGGAATTCAGAGCATGGAGACCATAATCGACGGCCTGATTCATCTTATTCACAGCAAATCTTATAAATTTTCTAAAGGACCAGTACCCATGGTTCATATGATAAGACAGATAACCGACGAAGCCAAGTTACTTTACAATTGCAAACGCACCAATATACAATTTGGAAAACTATTGCCTATCTGGGGAGAAAAGAGTCTGGTTTATCAAGTCTTTTTAAACGTGATAGGAAACGCCATTAAGTATTCATCTATTCATGAATCACCTGTTATAAAAATCACTAGTAATCAGGAAAATGGCTATATAAATTATGAAATAGAAGATAACGGAGTAGGAATCCCTGGCGAATCTTTAAAAAACATATTCAACGTATTTACCCGCGCAACCAACACAAGCAAGTTTCCAGGATCGGGCGTTGGTCTTAGCCTTGTAAAAAGGATAGTAGAAAAATTAGGCGGCCAGATTTTTGTTAATAGTCGAGTAGACAATGGTACCAAAGTCACGCTATGTTTTCCATACAGTGGTGATATACCGACAAGTATATATACGGACTGATTCAGATCAGCCCATTCTTTACAGCATATTTAATCAGTGCCGCTGAGTTTTTTACTTTGGTCTTGTTGATTAAGTTTTGCCTGTGCCCCTCGACAGTCCTTTTGCTTAAAAAGAGTTTGTTCGCAATTTCGATATTGGTCAGCCCCTCACTTATCAACCCCAGCACTTCCAATTCCCTATCAGACAGTTCAATCTCATCAATAAGTCTTGTTTTCCCTGCTAAATCTAACCCGATATTATTCATGTTTTCTATTAAATCCATAGAAAGCTCATCACACAGATAACGCCCACCTTTGGCTACGTGGTTAATAGCAAAAAGCATCTCTTCGTAACTCGACTTTTTTAATAAATATGCGTTCGCTCCTTTGGCGAAACAATTAGAGATAAATTCTCTTTGCCCAATCATGGATAATATCATTATTTTAACTTGCGGATAATTACTTCGTATTTCTTCCGTTAATTGAAGCCCATCCATATCATCCATGCTGATATCTGTAATTAAAACATCGGGGATGACGTTGTTTCTAAATAGCCGTAAGGTCTCCTTACCGTTACTTGCCTCCCCTATTACACAAAAATTTTGTTGGGATTCTAATAATAATTTAATTCCGTTTCTTACTATCGGGTGATCTTCAGTTAAAATAATGTTTATCATAGCTAATTCATTAATAAAACAGGTTATTGATCGTTATCAATTGCTTTTGTTGTATTAATTTGAGTTTTTCGTAGATATTCTTTTTTACACAAAAATTAGTCCAAATAACAATAGAAGTATTGAGTTGTAAACTAATTTTCAAATACGACTACCTTCACAAAACCATTTGTACTATATAACAGTTGTATACATTCTAAAAAACACCATCACACCATGAAAAAAAGAAGTTTCTTATATAAAAACGGTTTATCACTGACCTTCATCTTATTATTTATTCTTGCACTCCTTGCACAAACCTATTTTGGCTGGAAACAACATAATTCAGAATTACAGGAAGATGGCACATCAGCAATATCTTTTTATACCTATTTATACACGGGACATTTTATCTCGGCCACGTTCGAAAACTTTCAAAGTGAATTCTTGCAAATGGCATTGTATGTTATACTAACGATCTTTTTACGACAAATGGGATCTGCAGAATCTAAAAGCCTGGATGAAGAAGAAGATGTAGACCGCGAACCTAAAGCGCATCCTAATGCTCCGGGCCCGGTAAAAAAGGAGGCTGGAGACTCTATATCTATAAAAACTCATTATCCATAGCCTTTATTATACTATTTCTGCTCAGCTGGGGCGGACATCTTTACGGAAGCTTTAAGAGCTATAATGAAGAGCAGCTATTGAAAGGTAAACCTTTTACTCCAATAGGCGAATTTCTAGGCGAACCGCAGTTTTGGTTCGAGACCTTTCAAAACTGGCAAAGCGAGTTCCTTTCTGTAGCCTCTATAGTTTTGTTAACGATTTTCTTAAGACAAAAGGGTTCGCCAGAATCAAAACCTGTAGACAGTCCGCATACTGAAACTGGGAAATAGCGCTCGATAAATTGGAGGATGATAATTTGACTATTTTTGACACCAATTACTTAGACATAACTGACAACAAAATTCCATACAGATTTGGGCGTCTAAACTTAACTGAGCACCCAATGACCTGGTAAGAATGAATTTGAAATCCGCTTTTTCTTAAATGAAGTACTGCTATCCAATATGAAAATGGAAGTAGCTTATTTAGGGCTGCAAATAAATAACGAACTAATTAAAGAAAACAGCCGTAATGTTTGATCAATACAATCAACTTTACATCTGTTTATAATCCTGTTTAATGAGTATTACTTACTTTCCGATACAGAATTTACTAAATATGTTATCCAACAAATCATCTGTAGTTACTTCCCCGGTAATCTCACCTAAGTGATACAATGACTGCCGGATGTCCATGGCTAAGAAATCGGAAGCAACAGGATTATCTATTCCGTAAAGCACCCTAACCAGGGCTTCATGAGTTTTCTGCAAAGCCTCCACATGGCGGATATTGCTGACCATTACATCCTCAGAGTTTAAATTAGCGAGATTAACAATCTCCAATAGACGATCTTTCAATTCGTCTACCCCAAGGTTATTCTTAGCTGAAATAAACAAAGGTGACAACTGACTGTAGGCTTCTATCTGTTCGGCGCTAAGCAGGTCTTTTTTATTTACTACCAGCAAATAAGGAATATTATAAGCCTTTACCTCATCCAGTTGCTCCTTTACCGCAGCAAAGTCATCCTGTATAGGATCGGCCAAATAAACCAAAAGTCTGGCCTGCTTAATTTTCTCTAAAGTGCGCTCAACCCCTTTTGCCTCAATAACATCCTGTGTCTCGCGAATGCCCGCAGTATCTATAAAACGGAATATTACGCCTTTAACATTAATTTCATCTTCTATGGTATCTCGTGTTGTCCCGGCAATATCAGAAACAATGGCCCTTTCTTCATTCAATAAAGCATTTAACAGTGTAGACTTACCAACATTAGGTTTTCCGGCAATTACTACAGGAACACCATTTTTCAGTACATTACCCTGATCAAAAGACGTGATGAGCTTATCCAATACTTTTTGAATATCTAGAATCAATTGCTTTAACTGACCCCGGTTAGCAAATTCTACGTCTTCTTCAGAAAAATCCAGCTCCAATTCAATCATCGACGCAAAATGAATGAGCTGATCACGTAGGTTTTTAAGCTCACTCGAAAAACCTCCACGCATTTGCTTCATAGCCAACTGATGAGAAGTTTCTGAACTTGATGCAATTAAATCTGCGACAGCTTCGGCCTGAGAAAGATCCAGGCCTCCATTTAAAAAAGCCCTTAAAGTGAACTCTCCTGGTTTTGCTCCCCTTGCTCCATTCCTGATCATCAATTTGATGATATTTTCGATAATATAAGAAGAACCGTGGCAGCT
This genomic interval from Pseudopedobacter saltans DSM 12145 contains the following:
- a CDS encoding response regulator transcription factor, translated to MINIILTEDHPIVRNGIKLLLESQQNFCVIGEASNGKETLRLFRNNVIPDVLITDISMDDMDGLQLTEEIRSNYPQVKIMILSMIGQREFISNCFAKGANAYLLKKSSYEEMLFAINHVAKGGRYLCDELSMDLIENMNNIGLDLAGKTRLIDEIELSDRELEVLGLISEGLTNIEIANKLFLSKRTVEGHRQNLINKTKVKNSAALIKYAVKNGLI
- the mnmE gene encoding tRNA uridine-5-carboxymethylaminomethyl(34) synthesis GTPase MnmE; translation: MSIQAEDTIVALATPVGAGAIGVIRLSGPDAIKITNKVFKGKDLEKQDSHTVHFGTIREGDLIIDEVLVSLFVAPKSYTKENIVEISCHGSSYIIENIIKLMIRNGARGAKPGEFTLRAFLNGGLDLSQAEAVADLIASSSETSHQLAMKQMRGGFSSELKNLRDQLIHFASMIELELDFSEEDVEFANRGQLKQLILDIQKVLDKLITSFDQGNVLKNGVPVVIAGKPNVGKSTLLNALLNEERAIVSDIAGTTRDTIEDEINVKGVIFRFIDTAGIRETQDVIEAKGVERTLEKIKQARLLVYLADPIQDDFAAVKEQLDEVKAYNIPYLLVVNKKDLLSAEQIEAYSQLSPLFISAKNNLGVDELKDRLLEIVNLANLNSEDVMVSNIRHVEALQKTHEALVRVLYGIDNPVASDFLAMDIRQSLYHLGEITGEVTTDDLLDNIFSKFCIGK